Proteins encoded together in one Ipomoea triloba cultivar NCNSP0323 chromosome 4, ASM357664v1 window:
- the LOC116017310 gene encoding glycine-rich RNA-binding protein-like has protein sequence MACADVEFRCFVGGLAWATTERTLDETFGQHGEILESKIINDRETGRSRGFGFVTFKYEHSMRDAIEAMNGQSLDGRNITVNEAQSRGSGGGGGYFRGGRCEGGGGGGYGRREGGYGGGYGGGRARGYGCGDRSYGGGDRGYGGNDRDYGGGYSRGGGASDGSWRN, from the exons ATGGCTTGCGCAGATGTTGAGTTTAGGTGTTTCGTCGGTGGCTTGGCCTGGGCCACCACCGAACGAACCCTTGATGAGACTTTCGGTCAGCATGGCGAGATTCTCGAATCGAAA ATTATCAATGATCGTGAGACTGGTAGATCCAGGGGATTTGGCTTTGTCACCTTCAAGTACGAACATTCCATGAGGGACGCCATCGAGGCTATGAATGGCCAGAGCCTAGACGGTCGTAACATTACCGTTAATGAAGCACAGTCTCGCGGAAGCGGAGGCGGAGGCGGATATTTCCGTGGTGGTCGCTGTGAGGGCGGAGGCGGAGGCGGATACGGTCGACGGGAAGGTGGTTATGGTGGAGGTTACGGTGGTGGCCGTGCCCGTGGATATGGTTGTGGCGACCGTAGCTATGGTGGCGGTGACCGTGGATATGGCGGCAACGACCGCGATTATGGTGGTGGTTATTCGAGGGGTGGTGGTGCTTCCGATGGAAGCTGGAGGAATTAA
- the LOC116017311 gene encoding holotricin-3-like isoform X1 produces the protein MGSKVLLLLGLSLAVFLMIASEVTARELAETTTSFDPTKAEKANGVAGDDKHYGDGYGGYGHGGGGYGHGGGGYGHGGGGYGHGGGGYGHGGGGYGHGGGGGYGHGGHGGGGCRYGCCGHGYYGGCQRCCSYKGEKVVDEAKP, from the exons ATGGGTTCAAAGGTTCTTCTCCTCCTCGGCCTCTCTTTGGCCGTGTTTCTCATGATTGCTTCCGAGGTTACAGCCAGGGAATTGGCTGAGACTACTACTTCATTTGATC CGACGAAAGCTGAGAAGGCAAATGGGGTTGCCGGAGATGACAAGCACTACGGTGATGGGTACGGCGGCTACGGGCACGGCGGTGGCGGCTACGGGCACGGCGGCGGCGGCTACGGGCACGGCGGCGGCGGCTACGGCCACGGTGGCGGCGGCTATGGCCACGGCGGTGGCGGCTATGGGCACGGCGGTGGTGGCGGGTATGGTCACGGTGGTCACGGCGGTGGAGGGTGCAGATACGGTTGCTGCGGCCACGGCTACTATGGAGGGTGCCAAAGGTGCTGCTCATACAAGGGGGAGAAGGTCGTGGATGAAGCAAAGCCCTAA